The Aedes aegypti strain LVP_AGWG unplaced genomic scaffold, AaegL5.0 Primary Assembly AGWG_AaegL5_hic_scaff_675_PBJ_arrow, whole genome shotgun sequence genome contains the following window.
GGACCGACAGTACGAATCCCCCGTAGCCCCCCGGGAGACACTGGAGACACTCATCGGAGCGATCCTGGGTGCCGGGCAAAACGTCATTGACGTCGGGCTAGCACTCCGATACATCTGGCTGTGTTTCGACAGAATCAAGGGTCGGTTGGACGAGGAGTGGGTTACGCACGGGGTGGTTGTGGGCGCTGAAGTTACCCCTAGGAATTTGTTAAATTACGTGGAGGTTGAGGAAGGAGAACCATACGCCGGCGGAAACCCCGGAAATGCCGGGCAGTGGCTGCGCGCGCTGGCTTTGGTCTTGAGTCCCATCCGGCTAAACAGTCAGCTACGGCGGGAGTACCTGGATGCTCTGACAGGACGGTACAAGGCGACGCTGGAGGAGTTTGCTGGAATGCGCATAAACGACTCACCCGGGACATTTGCACTCCAACACGCAGCCTGGAACCAGAACACAATCTTCCTAAGGCTGTCCGCTGCACTCGACATGTTTCTGTTTAAATTCAAGGATCATGAACACTCCAAGTTACGTTTCTCAACAGTCACCTGTCGCTTCGGCGACTGCGCGGGTATCGGGGATCTGCGCTTCATATTGAAGATCCTGGGGCTGAACCTCACAGAATTCTCCCAATGGATCTGGACAGCCTCCACCGCGGATGATCTAAAGCGCCTGCTTCGCCCCAATGAAGAGATCGACAAGCGGGACTCCTTCACGCCGTATATTGCGAGCATGCGCCTCTGTTCGAAGAGTCCATACTCTGCGACGGCTAATCCAAACCTCCACATATTTGTCCACGCGATCGGGTGCGCCAACCTCCGAGCGCGCTCGATTAATTCCCGGATGGTGGGTGACGTGAACATGCCGGACACTGTGGCTAACGCCGCCGTCTTGAACTACGTCAGAGGCTCGCGTTATAATCTGCAACCTGAGTTCTACCGGCAAGGGAGCTTCAAGGCGCCGGAGGGAGCCCGGGCTGCGCTGGAGGTCCAATCAGCAGCCGGGTCGCTAGACTtggaatagggtaacgactgtttatttcgttcataaccgctaacagttggcgccagcgacAAAAAGTACatacaacaacctttcgaacattcagtttcttccaCTGGCCGCCgtgcgacgacactgttgtttgtatccctctcactgatcgcgctacgctggattctcaaatttctcaaactttcaacacaagcgcatggaagaatggtagtcggagaactgtaaaaacgtatggaaaataatgaaaatcgtaaattgcttgcaattaggaaacttaatcaaaaaagtagtgattagaaatcaagtataaagtgaatacataactttttgtgtttagttcatcttccgtggtgctttctttgcttcaggatttcgtttttactaccactgaaaaagagccatctattgccttttcagttttgaatatcgccctattgatgAACGAGGGCGGGGTCCTCGAAGGAATGCAACGAGCGGTCGAGCCGGCAGACACTCATCCGCACACATGGTGGGAGTTTATCGTGTCTAACCGTGCGACGGTCCCGTCATACATCACGGGGTCCGATGTATGCAGCATGGACACAAATAGCGACGGTGCGAGCAGGATCGATTCGGGAACACTTGAAGGCCTTCGGCACCCTCAAGTTAGCTGGTCAGCCCTAGTTTGTTATTAGACAGTTGcgatacataaaaaaaaaaaaacaaaaaaaaaagatttgatagccgcgtagtgtcggtagcggttatTTTAACTGGCTAAAAATTAACACTaaggactgcctgttccggtggcaaaagtccatctcacaggtgacccctaattcatacggctttaagcttaccgtgcctaagaatgaatggttagggggtcctaaataaaacctagccgCAAACGGAACCTGTGGAGTTTCAGGGCGCCcgctacagtattatgcccttcctgtgctacccggagcaatggtgtagGTGattttgtgtttctccgagataatcggctgcccttcttcagtctcaagcctgaggctaaataagggagggattattaatacatttaatgtaatttagtttaaattttcacctctatggtttcgcattatgcgttttacacagtgtattctgtgcttttcgcctttgacgacttttaagagataccgatctggtttttgttcgctgctggtctttttcgttctgagattgcgaaaagcttaatcctgcctagtttgggtagtggctacggctaggatagcttagttagatcaatctccagcataaaatgtcagcaacgatcaatctttgtagactcatgcaaatggtacagctcaagtggcgctagttcgaAAACCTTACTtatgtgaacttttatctaggtaacctagtggacctagtttttgctactttcagaaacattaaATGGCAAAttcgtgctcgtaaatagcgctgacgtcgctacactcatttctgagttaacaaccagagatgtatgtgctgtcacaattgatatttctgtatgtgatctcaataggaaatacgtctttcgttttgtggtgtatttaccacataatggaccatccccaatggatgattt
Protein-coding sequences here:
- the LOC5576883 gene encoding uncharacterized protein LOC5576883; its protein translation is MSDRQYESPVAPRETLETLIGAILGAGQNVIDVGLALRYIWLCFDRIKGRLDEEWVTHGVVVGAEVTPRNLLNYVEVEEGEPYAGGNPGNAGQWLRALALVLSPIRLNSQLRREYLDALTGRYKATLEEFAGMRINDSPGTFALQHAAWNQNTIFLRLSAALDMFLFKFKDHEHSKLRFSTVTCRFGDCAGIGDLRFILKILGLNLTEFSQWIWTASTADDLKRLLRPNEEIDKRDSFTPYIASMRLCSKSPYSATANPNLHIFVHAIGCANLRARSINSRMVGDVNMPDTVANAAVLNYVRGSRYNLQPEFYRQGSFKAPEGARAALEVQSAAGSLDLE